The sequence below is a genomic window from Lolium perenne isolate Kyuss_39 chromosome 7, Kyuss_2.0, whole genome shotgun sequence.
TAATGGATGTCTTACACAAGCATGTCTGAATAATTCATGAGAAAAACTCAAATGTGCAGTATTGAACTTCAGTAGTGCCACTCTGAATATTCTGATACAAAACACATGACAGTGACAGCAGAAAACACAAcacaatccagaaaaattactCCAATTATAGGACACGTACTTAGTGTCACATCATCTGCTATACTAGTGCAAGGACCAGAATTCAACGTCAGTCCCCAAGTATAGGCCAAAACGAGCATGTCCTACACAAATAACACAAGCCTACAGATAGTACTCCAAAGATAAACAAGATTAATTGATCACACATTTTTTTCCTAGCATGAACAACACACACTACGGGAAAACACGGCTTTGCCGTGTTGACCAAATACACGGCAAAGCCCATTCGGAACACGGCAAAGCTCTTGCCGTGTGGCGGAACACGCCACACGGCGAAAAACAGCACGGCAAAGGATCTTTGCCGTGTGCCTTTCTGCGCGgaacacggcaaagcctttgccgtgtgccTTCCACCCAGGAGCACGGCAAAAATACAGTTGACGGAATCTCAACTTAACATACGGCGCCACGTCAGATGGTTTTTGCCGTGTGCATCCAAATAGAGAACACGGAAAATATTCAAACATTCGCCGTGTGCCATCTTTGCCGTGTTCTTTTTGATCTGGCACACGGCAAAGACACCTTTGCCGTGTTCCTTCCTCTTTTGCACACGGCGAAGGTTTCGCGCCAAAATACCGCCGACATACTACTTCGCGCGGGAAAAGTTGGCGGGAGGGGAGGGGTGTGCGCAGGAGAAGGATCTTTGCCGTGTGTCCGTTAGGGACACACGGCAAAGGCACATCGTTATGACGGCGTCGTCTTGAGAACTCCATCGGGACACGTGGCGCAGCCTTTGCCGTGCCGCCAACCTTTGCCGTGTGTCCTGGCCGAAGTTCGCCGTGTTCAACTCTTTGCCGTGTTCTTTTTCGGACCTTTACCGTGGTTCTTTTTTTGCCGTGTTCTTTTTGAGATGTTGCCGTGTTTTAAATCTTTGCCGTGTTCTTTCTCCTTGGAACACGGCAAAGCTAGTAATTGCCGTGTTCCGAGGCTCTTGGCACACGGCAAAGGTTCCCGTAGTGACATGACCATGACACCCAAGTACTGCAATTTAACTACTGTATTTGTATTTGTTCAGTAGGTTATTGAATTTTATGTACTGCAATTTACTCCAAGTCTAAGTGCTGATGGTAAAAGCACTCAGGTTAGTTGAAAACAAGGTGCCCTATGCTTAGAGCAAGTTCAGAGCAAGCACAAGTATTCTAACAGTTTATGCTACAGAGAGGAGACAACAGCTCAGGATATTAAAACACCATGAGCGCCTCCTTGTGGTAGCAGCCCTCCTGCTGCGGGTTTGGTCGAAGGAGCAACGGGCGTCGGGCCAGCCCGGGCAGGAGTCTGAAGGCGCTGGAGACGGACTGACGGAGACAGAGTGTTGCCCAGGTCGACAAGGAGAAGCTGGATCCAGACCCAACAATGAGAAACGGTCATGACAAGATCATAAGTCATCCTTTAAGTTGAAGATCACACTGTAATGCAGGAAACTTTGATTTCAGTACTCAATTTTCTGATCAGTGGTGCATGTGTATATACTCCACATCAACAATTAACAATGCAATAACCGAAACAGTGGTTGTTTTCAAGTTTTTCTTGAGTTGTGCTCAAGATTATTTTTTCAAAATCGAATTAAAGATACAGTAGCGAAGAGTGTCAATTGCTTTATGGATCACACTACAGAACACACCTTAGCTGTACTCAAATACATAGCACAAATTGGCTATTATCTTTAACTGTAAGCATGCAGCTCAAACAAACACACTTTATCTGAATCTGTACTGATGCATTGATACCAATAATTACCTCTTCTTAATCACAAATCTTCAGAGTACTTTCTACTCCATAATGTTCAAAGAACAGTCAGATCATATCTGAACTTCAGAATAACTGAACATGAGAAAACATGCACACCCACGCAAAAATGCGAAAAGTAAACCCCTATGGAACAAATTAAAATGAATTAGGCAGAGCCGAACTAACTCTCAACCACAATCAAATAATGGAAAGTGACTATCCATCTCTACCAGTTTTTGCATCATTCTAGGTCCCCCTGTCCAACGTACCATAGATGTATTGCTATCATTGTGCACCAGCTCCGACAGACGCACATAAGCCTTCTGAGGGTGCGTTCTGGCAAGAGCCGTAGCACCAAGGATAAAGCTTGTGTAGACAACGAGGAGGTCAAGACTATATCCCTTGATAGTTGTCTTCCGGGAGACGCAACATTTTCCTCGTACACCGCTACCTCTAAGAGCCAATTCTTGCGGTCGACCACACTGTCCAAGTCGAGGTGTTTCTGGATGTCACCCGTTAATGGGGTGTATACCCATACATCCTTTGGCGAGTCATTTCGCGCCAGGAGGATGCGACGGCCATTGTCGGTAATAGCGAGTGGAAGGATGTTGATGTTGTAAATGTTGCGATGACTTCTCATTACCCTATTGACCTCCGGCGATGCCATGCCTGCCTCGATTCGGCAGTAGAGATCCCAGGTGGTGCTATGCAGCAGCCAGACATCGTAACGATGCTCATGCCCGGAAGATCCCCCTGAGAAGAGGCACAGCTCCCCGCCAAGCTCTCTCAGACATCTCATCCGCAGAGCCTCGTCATCCATGGCTGCCGGCGGCGACACTGTCCCGAAGGTCTCTTGGCTCATGGAGAACGAGATGATCATGATCTTCTCCTGACGTCGGAAGTAGCCTCTGCGGAGGTCGTGTTTCCGGTAGCCTAGCCAGTATACCTGCCCTTGCGCAAACACGCTCGGTCTGCACGGTTCCACCCAACCCGCCGGCCTGGAAGTCACCGGTCGCCACGAACCGGCGGCGGAGTCGTCCTCATCGCGGGCGTTCACCACGTAGACCTCGCATCCCATGGAAGCGGGGCGCCCCTCGCTGTCGCTGCCGCGGTAGTAGACGCGCACGACCTTGTGTCTCCTGGTGGGCGCGTCGTAGCCGAGCCCTAGGCTCGCGTACTTATGCGAAAGCTCGCGGGGACTCCGGCAGCCCGTGGTCCGGCCCTCCGGGAGCGCTCTCGTCTTCCCTGTGGACGGGTTGCACACGAAGTGGATCCCCGTGGGCACCAGCTCGAGGAGGACGAGGCCGCGACAGCGCGTCGCGGCGAGGCTCGGGTGCTCGGGCCCGGGCGCCGGAGGCGTAGTCTCGTCCCAGAACACCGTGACGCATCGCGGGAACCAGTCGATCGTGACGGCCATAGGGAAGACGGCAATGGGCGGCGGCGCGCACGACTTCGCTTCTTCGTCGACCTCGCCGTGGGATTCGttctggatgcggaagatcttgggaCGCCCGCCGTGGAGGGCGTGGTAGCGGTCGATGTAGTGGTCGGAGGAGAGCGTGGCCGCCCAGGCACGGGAGAGGCAGCGGAGCCCGAGCACGGACTTGGCCGGTAGCCGGGGCAAGATCTCGTCGGAGATGATCTCGTCGGGGAGGAGCGGGCATCGGCGTGTGGAAGCCATGCAGAGCGCGCGGCTGCCTACCAGAAATGAGATCTTACCAGAAATCCTAAACCTACGACGTATGGACGGCGAGATAGATACCTGAGCAGTTGCGTGGGACGCGCCGTGATCATGCGCATGTTCTAGAACGCGTGGAGAGATTTGGACATTTGTTTTGGGAAGCTCGAATCTTTTTCGTTTTTTTCTTTCGTGTCGTGCGGCGTTAGGATTATAAAAGTTTTCCTTATGTTGACTATATAGGGTCTCTCTGTGTATTTCTAGATCATCAATTTTGCTGAGATTTTCCTATGTCTCAGTTGACCCGAGAACCATTGGATCTGTCTCTGAGATTCGTGCAATCTGTGGACGGTAACAGAAAATATTATAAGGGGACGCGACAACAGTACAATATGATACATACTCGCTAATACACATATATATCGTCCACTACACTTATTTTGTTTCATTTTGTACAAATAGCAAAGTAGACGGCATCtatgcttataatattttcttatgCCTTCTTTCTGATTATTTATATTATTTGTCCATTTTTATTTGATATTCATGAATAAAAGTGCAAACTATACTATGTATTTTATAGTTTTATTTTTTATGTTGGTTGTATTTtcctattttttaaaaaaattatatagATTCCATCGGGTTTTTAATATGAGTTACACTTTTTCTCAAGAAATGTGCAACTAGCAACCAATTATTGATACTAGTTACCTTTTCTAAATAAATATGTAATTACATGTTTTTTTTAATATGAGTTGCATTTTCCTCAAAAAATGTGCAACTAGAAACCTATTTTTAATATGAGTTgcactttttctcaagaaatATGCAACTAGCAGTCTATATTCAATGTGAGTTGCATTTTTCGAAGAAATATGCAACTCCATCTGATTTTAACACAAGTTGCATTTTTTCTCCGGAAATGTGCAATTAGCTACCGTTATTGatatgagttgcacttttctaacAAAAATGTGCAACTACAAGCTTTTTTTatatgagttgcacttttctcaaTAATTGTGCAATTAGAAACCTATTTTTAATATGAGTTgcactttttctcaagaaatATGCAACTGGCAGCCTATGTTCAATGTGAGTTGCACTTTTCGAAAAAATGTACAACTCCATCTAGTTTTAATATGAGTTATATTTTTCTCAAAAAATATGCAACTAGCTACCAGGTATTAATGCGAGTTACACTTTTCTAAAGAAATGTATAACTAGAAGTTTTTTTATATGAGTTGTACTTTTCTCAAGAAATGTGCAACTAGCAACCGATTTTTAatatgagttgcacttttctcaaGAAATGTGTAACTAGCATATTTTTTTGTTTTCATAGTTTTGTCCACTTTTGCTCTTTCTTAGATTTTAAATGGCTGACTATCTTCAATTAAATTTGTGAAAAGGTCTAAAGCACATttacttttattatttttgatgAAGTTCATTTAATATCTTAAGGAGCAGCAGTAGTACTAGGCTAAGTGAAATCTAAACTATTGTTAATTACCTTTGTATAAATTTAAAATGGATATTGTTTAATttgcagctagctagctagcacaaGATGCGTGCACATGCTGTTGTGCATGCTCCATCTCTGCATGTCCGTCAATTGTGAAGTGGCCTGATGATGATAGGGCGTCGACTGAGACAAActaaaatctcagtcaactgttACCCAGTTGCTCCCTAATATTAAATATACAACATGCGAataatatcattagaaagtaacaCATCTTAATTTTTTAATGATACATGTTTACAACCTAGCTAGAGAAACGTGACCTAAACCTAGACGGAATGTACTATGCTCAATTACTACTGATTAATGGTTCAGTAcaagttagagcatctctagcagcttTTGTAAAAATGGTAACCGCTTAAAAGGTTTCGTTCGAAAAGTGGTTCATAACAGATTCAATAAAACTTGGTTGATCCGTAATATTTTTAAAGGCCACCTTGAACCCATCGCTATAGAGGTTTCGGGGGGCGGGGGTGAGGTGAGGGGAAGAAAAGGAGTGaggaaaaaagagagaaagaaaaataaaaataccTTTTGTAGTCTAATTTTTGTTACTTTTTTTTGAGCGTATCTAATTTTTGTTACTTGATCGTACAAACGTTTACAACGTCCTTATAGACGTTTTAAGGGCCCAATTTTACGAGAGATCTGCTAGATATGCTCTTCAAAAAAGGGTATGAATTAAAATTTCTACGACATCCTGGACACGTCGACGAGCAAGCTCTTCCGGCAGGTCAATTTTATACTCCCTTTGTTTCCATTTAATTTGCGTCGTACGATTTGTCATAGTCAATTTTCGCAAACTTTAATCAAAATAGAAGTAAGAATATCAAAATCCATAATACCAAATATAGATAGTATGAATTATACTTTATAACGATTCTAATACAATAATATTTTAGTAGTTCTATGCAAAAACACATTATCTAAAATATACCAGAGAGAGAATTTTGATGTGTGTTTAGTATCAGGTGAAAGGATAAACCTCGGTGATCAGATGTATATGTGAGCACACATTATATATCCAATACGTGTCTAACCCCTTTAGGTAAGATGTTAAACTGAGCGACCCCGGGTGTCTCTGCGCTGGCTCGTACACTGTATATTCAGTCTTGAAGTAGTTTATTGCTCACCACGTGTCGATGGAGGGAAGCTAAATTCCAAGCGTACAGTGCTCACGTGAAGTACCAAAGCAGCAAACAGCGAACATTTAACCATGCAAACAGTAAACAGCAGACGTCAGCGTTTTTTTTTCCTCTCTTGGCTGGCCATGCGATTTGGTTTTGCTTCAGGGTGTACCATAGGTTCTAGTAGCAAACAGCAAACAACAAACGTGAAAGAGCAAACAGCTAGTACCATGGTTATAGACAGGCCTCGATGAGTCGATGGGTTTTGGCTTAGAGTAGTTTGTTTCATTGCTAGCTCATCCCGCATGGTCCAGAAAAGTGGACAACATGCAGAAGAGGTAGATTCGACGCTGTTTTATTGCTGTAAGCATCTCAGCTCCGCGGTGAGAATCTGAAAGTAAATCGAATGATAGAGAGTTCGTGCACACCTATACACATGATCACTAAATCCTCTCTCATCAGGTGAATAGCTTATATACGATGTTCTTTTTTTTTACCGAAAGTGGGAAAAACGCAACGTCGTTGGGCGAAATTTCTCTCGAGCGACGACTCTCGCGGACAAAATAGCCCAAACACGAATGTGTCATTAAGCCGTCTTAATGCTTTGGTGTGATGGTTTTTAATAAAATGTTAGGTTAGATTAAGGCAGCCCTTTTACTTGGGTCCCACTCATTTTCTGCGGAATTCATCACCATAACTTTTGCTCGTGCCCGGCCACCGTCCCTTATTCTTCTCCGACGGCAGCACCGTCCAGTTCATCCTTCCATCCTCGGCATCAACCCTCTCGTTGGTGAGTCTCGATTTGTGAGCTTGTTGCCTCCGCCGATTTGTGACCCAAATTGCCGTGGGCGGGTGGGATGAACAAGGGGCTACGAGATGGATCTGCCAAAGAGTACTTCCAATAGGCAAATGCATCTTTTTTGACTAAATGATTCTAATTAGATTCCGCTAGCTCACACTGtcacggcctttcaaaacaggtgtGATGCTGAGCAGCAAAATTTTCAATTCAATGTCAAGTTCTTTCCATCTCAAGCGAAACTAGATGATGGTAGCGTGCATAACATCGAGAGTGGTACATTTATGAGTTGGGAGGTTGTATTTGCAGAGATCGGCCAACAAGAGCTGAGAAAATAAAAGAGCAAGTCATGAAGAATGTGGTGAAAAAAATTGGGCAGAATCTTCTTTGTGGTCCAAAGCAAGAAGTTGCATTGTTACGGTTTCAAAATTGGAAGGGCGGGTATTTAAGAATTGAGAATGGAGAAGATAAAGTTCATGAAGTTGATCGGTGAGATCACTGGACCAGCAAAGGGGTTACTTTTCATGGAGAGCTCGTTGATATGAAATATGATTTCAAGGTTGGATATGTGCCCTCAAATTTTTGGCTTTGCAACTGTCAGATGGGCTTTAAAGAGGAAGATTGTTTTTATACGTACTGAAGTGTGATAGTATTAATAGATGGGGTTGATGGTGATGCTAGCTTGCATTTGTGTTAATTGGAATTTAGTAGAGTTAGATGAACCTACTGATTTTGTTATAGCACCAATGGCAGACGCTAAAATGGATTAAAAAATTTTGGCATTCCAGTAGATGATAGAGATAAGAAGGAGATTGATGAAGCTAATTAGGCTGATGATGTTAACTTACATTTTTTTTGAAAATGTGGATAGGGAGTTGATACAAAATGTTGCAGATAATGCACATTATGATGAGATGGTAACTGTGTAACAAGGAAAACTCTATTATTGTAGTCGGGAAGCTGTTTCTAAATTAACATGTGTGAGTTTAGGATGTGTTTCAATACTTATGCAATAAAAAGGAGTTTGATGAAGATATCAAGTGGACTAATCAAAAGAAGATACAGTTGACGGAATCTCAACTTAACATACGGCGCCACGTCAGATGGTTTTTGCCGTGTGCATCCAAATAGAGAACACGGAAAATATTCAAACATTCGCCGTGTGCCATCTTTGCCGTGTTCTTTTTGATCTGGCACACGGCAAAGACACCTTTGCCGTGTTCCTTCCTCTTTTGCACACGGCGAAGGTTTCGCGCCAAAATACCGCCGACATACTACTTCGCGCGGGAAAAGTTGGCGGGAGGGGAGGGGTGTGCGCAGGAGAAGGATCTTTGCCGTGTGTCCGTTAGGGACACACGGCAAAGGCACATCGTTATGACGGCGTCGTCTTGAGAACTCCATCGGGACACGTGGCGCAGCCTTTGCCGTGCCGCCAACCTTTGCCGTGTGTCCTGGCCGAAGTTCGCCGTGTTCAACTCTTTGCCGTGTTCTTTTTCGGACCTTTACCGTGGTTCTTTTTTTGCCGTGTTCTTTTTGAGATGTTGCCGTGTTTTAAATCTTTGCCGTGTTCTTTCTCCTTGGAACACGGCAAAGCTAGTAATTGCCGTGTTCCGAGGCTCTTGGCACACGGCAAAGGTTCCCGTAGTGACATGACCATGACACCCAAGTACTGCAATTTAACTACTGTATTTGTATTTGTTCAGTAGGTTATTGAATTTTATGTACTGCAATTTACTCCAAGTCTAAGTGCTGATGGTAAAAGCACTCAGGTTAGTTGAAAACAAGGTGCCCTATGCTTAGAGCAAGTTCAGAGCAAGCACAAGTATTCTAACAGTTTATGCTACAGAGAGGAGACAACAGCTCAGGATATTAAAACACCATGAGCGCCTCCTTGTGGTAGCAGCCCTCCTGCTGCGGGTTTGGTCGAAGGAGCAACGGGCGTCGGGCCAGCCCGGGCAGGAGTCTGAAGGCGCTGGAGACGGACTGACGGAGACAGAGTGTTGCCCAGGTCGACAAGGAGAAGCTGGATCCAGACCCAACAATGAGAAACGGTCATGACAAGATCATAAGTCATCCTTTAAGTTGAAGATCACACTGTAATGCAGGAAACTTTGATTTCAGTACTCAATTTTCTGATCAGTGGTGCATGTGTATATACTCCACATCAACAATTAACAATGCAATAACCGAAACAGTGGTTGTTTTCAAGTTTTTCTTGAGTTGTGCTCAAGATTATTTTTTCAAAATCGAATTAAAGATACAGTAGCGAAGAGTGTCAATTGCTTTATGGATCACACTACAGAACACACCTTAGCTGTACTCAAATACATAGCACAAATTGGCTATTATCTTTAACTGTAAGCATGCAGCTCAAACAAACACACTTTATCTGAATCTGTACTGATGCATTGATACCAATAATTACCTCTTCTTAATCACAAATCTTCAGAGTACTTTCTACTCCATAATGTTCAAAGAACAGTCAGATCATATCTGAACTTCAGAATAACTGAACATGAGAAAACATGCACACCCACGCAAAAATGCGAAAAGTAAACCCCTATGGAACAAATTAAAATGAATTAGGCAGAGCCAAACTAACTCTCAACCACAATCAAATAATGGAAAGTGACTATCCATCTCTACCAGTTTTTGCATCATTCTAGGTCCCCCTGTCCAACGTACCATAGATGTATTGCTATCATTGTGCACCAGCTCCGACAGACGCACATAAGCCTTCTGAGGGTGCGTTCTGGCAAGAGCCGTAGCACCAAGGATAAAGCTTGTGTAGACAACGAGGAGGTCAAGACTATATCCCTTGATAGTTGTCTTCCGGGAGACGCAACATTTTCCTCGTAC
It includes:
- the LOC127315096 gene encoding F-box protein At1g11270-like; this translates as MASTRRCPLLPDEIISDEILPRLPAKSVLGLRCLSRAWAATLSSDHYIDRYHALHGGRPKIFRIQNESHGEVDEEAKSCAPPPIAVFPMAVTIDWFPRCVTVFWDETTPPAPGPEHPSLAATRCRGLVLLELVPTGIHFVCNPSTGKTRALPEGRTTGCRSPRELSHKYASLGLGYDAPTRRHKVVRVYYRGSDSEGRPASMGCEVYVVNARDEDDSAAGSWRPVTSRPAGWVEPCRPSVFAQGQVYWLGYRKHDLRRGYFRRQEKIMIISFSMSQETFGTVSPPAAMDDEALRMRCLRELGGELCLFSGGSSGHEHRYDVWLLHSTTWDLYCRIEAGMASPEVNRVMRSHRNIYNINILPLAITDNGRRILLARNDSPKDVWVYTPLTGDIQKHLDLDSVVDRKNWLLEVAVYEENVASPGRQLSRDIVLTSSLSTQALSLVLRLLPERTLRRLMCVCRSWCTMIAIHLWYVGQGDLE